The following coding sequences lie in one Methylotenera versatilis 301 genomic window:
- a CDS encoding c-type cytochrome — protein sequence MGKSKFSLVLILMLMALSACDKKAATSGGTAASADAGGPAISFVDTQEGKPLVIDAKLFDTPAAKEFLATGKNPYIGNADAIAKGKKVFGLYSCTQCHGPEAKGQVGPGLVGPTFRYPKDATNKGMFETIWHGTNGGMGAKGLGLMDPTDPKNGITPDEILKVQSWIRSMGTGLTGNE from the coding sequence ATGGGTAAAAGTAAGTTTAGTTTAGTGTTGATTTTAATGTTAATGGCATTAAGTGCTTGTGACAAAAAAGCTGCAACTAGCGGTGGAACAGCTGCTTCAGCCGATGCAGGTGGTCCTGCGATTAGTTTTGTTGATACACAAGAGGGTAAACCTTTAGTCATTGATGCAAAATTGTTTGATACTCCAGCAGCAAAAGAATTTTTAGCGACAGGTAAAAACCCGTACATTGGTAATGCTGATGCAATTGCTAAAGGTAAAAAAGTTTTTGGTCTTTATTCATGCACACAATGCCATGGTCCAGAAGCCAAAGGTCAAGTGGGTCCTGGTTTAGTAGGCCCTACTTTCCGTTACCCTAAAGATGCAACGAATAAGGGCATGTTTGAAACAATCTGGCACGGTACAAATGGTGGTATGGGAGCAAAAGGTCTTGGTTTGATGGACCCTACTGATCCTAAAAATGGTATTACACCAGATGAAATATTGAAAGTTCAATCTTGGATTCGTAGTATGGGTACTGGTTTGACAGGTAACGAGTAA
- a CDS encoding c-type cytochrome, with product MLGFKSIKAALLISMLGFVGLTATTQASAACNLVSTKDSTPLAVKAVDTDTPEAKSFLETCINPYTKAYAANPELIKAGGKKLFGYNGCSGCHGGKLEGVMAPALNKQGGQGAYDTKWVYAKNSTDKGMFETISGGTPGISGGLMPVWHVHQPDHVGDGLSTDEILKIIAYIRTEYKGDGDKDWLK from the coding sequence ATGTTAGGTTTTAAATCAATTAAAGCTGCTTTATTAATTTCAATGCTTGGCTTTGTCGGCTTGACAGCTACGACACAAGCGAGTGCCGCTTGTAATTTAGTATCAACAAAAGATAGCACGCCGCTTGCAGTTAAAGCGGTAGATACAGACACGCCAGAAGCGAAGTCATTTTTAGAAACTTGTATTAACCCTTACACAAAAGCTTATGCAGCAAATCCAGAATTAATTAAAGCTGGTGGAAAAAAACTGTTTGGGTATAACGGTTGCTCTGGTTGCCACGGTGGTAAATTAGAAGGTGTTATGGCTCCAGCATTAAATAAACAAGGTGGGCAAGGTGCATATGACACAAAATGGGTTTATGCAAAAAACTCTACAGATAAAGGTATGTTTGAAACAATCTCAGGTGGTACTCCAGGTATCTCAGGCGGTTTGATGCCAGTTTGGCATGTGCATCAGCCAGATCATGTCGGTGATGGCTTATCAACAGATGAGATTCTAAAAATCATTGCTTATATCCGCACGGAATACAAAGGCGATGGTGATAAAGATTGGTTGAAATAA
- a CDS encoding HD domain-containing phosphohydrolase, producing MINIQSFDDSSVLIVDDQSTSRAILAQVVKSINPNITVAEKSNPEQALEWAQEHVADLVFVDYLMPEMNGIEFVRLLKKRPEYAAVPVIMITIKKDAETRYTALDAGVTDFISKPVDMHECIARSKNLLTMHIQHITLQNRSILLESLVTEATADIKAREKETLMRLARAGEHKDYDTALHLQRMSLYSRALADAIGLDEVEAEIIELAAPLHDIGKIGTPDLILLKKGPFDEEELKVMRKHPHVGFKILEDSPSKYLQKGGEIALSHHERYDGSGYPNGLKGDEIPLSARIVAIADVFDALTSTRPYKKAWAFEQAYQYICDESGKHFDPELVNAMIKARAVFEKIYSENSTSPELS from the coding sequence GTGATAAATATACAATCATTTGACGATTCCTCTGTACTCATTGTTGATGACCAATCAACTAGCAGAGCTATACTTGCGCAAGTAGTCAAAAGTATCAATCCTAATATCACCGTAGCTGAAAAAAGTAACCCCGAACAAGCATTGGAGTGGGCGCAAGAGCATGTTGCAGATCTAGTATTTGTAGATTACTTAATGCCTGAAATGAATGGTATTGAGTTTGTACGGTTACTTAAAAAACGCCCAGAATATGCAGCCGTACCTGTGATAATGATCACAATTAAAAAAGATGCCGAAACTCGCTACACCGCACTAGATGCTGGCGTAACAGATTTTATTAGCAAACCAGTTGATATGCATGAATGTATAGCACGCAGTAAAAATTTACTGACAATGCATATTCAGCACATCACGTTGCAGAACAGAAGTATCCTGCTTGAAAGCTTAGTCACCGAAGCGACAGCAGACATTAAGGCACGTGAGAAAGAAACATTGATGCGACTCGCGCGTGCGGGAGAGCACAAAGATTACGATACCGCGTTGCATTTACAGCGCATGTCTTTATATAGCAGAGCACTAGCGGATGCTATCGGCCTAGATGAAGTAGAAGCTGAAATCATTGAACTTGCTGCACCTTTGCATGATATTGGTAAAATTGGAACGCCAGATCTTATTCTGCTAAAAAAAGGCCCTTTCGACGAGGAAGAATTGAAAGTCATGCGCAAACATCCTCATGTAGGATTTAAGATTTTGGAAGATAGTCCTTCTAAGTACCTACAAAAAGGTGGCGAAATTGCACTGTCACACCATGAACGCTATGATGGCTCAGGCTACCCTAACGGTCTGAAAGGCGATGAAATTCCACTTTCTGCACGTATTGTAGCGATTGCAGATGTGTTCGATGCATTAACCAGCACCCGTCCATATAAAAAAGCATGGGCGTTTGAACAAGCTTATCAATATATATGTGATGAAAGTGGCAAACACTTTGATCCTGAACTGGTAAATGCCATGATTAAAGCAAGAGCTGTTTTTGAAAAAATTTATTCTGAGAACTCAACCTCTCCAGAATTATCATAG
- the pip gene encoding prolyl aminopeptidase — MQNKTYNLYPEVNNFEKFTLKAGNLHEIYYEVCGNPNGSPVVFLHGGPGSGCSPTQRRFFDPAHYRIILIDQRGCGRSSPQGEIKQNTTDDLVSDIDAIRAVLNIDKWLVFGGSWGSTLALAYALQHTNRVTGLILRGIFLSRPSELDWFLGQVQAFFPEPWESLCAYLPANKRHNPIEAYEQLVFSDDTKISIPAAIRWNTFESSIMSLLPRPASQNSEINGEVELARARVQIHYIQNNCFVGQRDLLAEAKAKLGHVPTDIVQGRYDMVCPPITAWELSQAMPHASFHMVEDAGHSAMETGTTSALVAATEKFKSFNI, encoded by the coding sequence ATGCAAAATAAAACTTACAATTTGTATCCTGAAGTCAATAATTTTGAGAAATTTACTTTAAAAGCAGGAAATCTTCACGAAATCTATTATGAAGTTTGTGGAAATCCAAATGGCAGCCCAGTTGTTTTTTTACATGGTGGCCCAGGCAGCGGATGCAGCCCTACGCAACGTCGCTTTTTTGACCCTGCACACTATCGCATTATTTTAATTGACCAACGTGGTTGCGGTAGAAGCAGCCCACAAGGTGAGATTAAGCAAAATACTACGGATGACTTAGTAAGTGATATTGACGCGATTCGCGCAGTGCTTAACATTGATAAGTGGTTGGTATTTGGTGGATCATGGGGAAGCACCTTAGCTTTGGCTTACGCCTTGCAGCATACAAATAGAGTAACGGGCTTAATACTGCGCGGCATTTTCTTAAGTCGCCCATCTGAACTTGATTGGTTTTTAGGACAAGTACAGGCGTTCTTTCCAGAACCGTGGGAATCGTTATGTGCATACTTACCAGCTAATAAAAGGCACAACCCTATAGAAGCATACGAGCAGCTTGTTTTCTCAGATGATACAAAAATTAGCATTCCAGCCGCCATACGCTGGAATACATTTGAAAGTAGCATCATGAGTTTATTGCCTAGACCCGCTTCACAAAATAGTGAAATCAACGGAGAAGTTGAACTTGCCCGTGCTAGAGTACAAATACATTACATACAGAATAACTGTTTTGTTGGTCAACGCGATTTACTGGCTGAAGCAAAAGCCAAGCTGGGGCATGTGCCAACAGATATCGTTCAAGGACGTTATGATATGGTGTGCCCACCGATTACCGCTTGGGAACTTAGCCAAGCAATGCCGCATGCTAGTTTTCATATGGTTGAAGATGCGGGACACTCAGCAATGGAAACTGGCACCACCTCGGCTTTAGTGGCCGCGACTGAAAAATTCAAATCATTCAATATATAG
- a CDS encoding YhjD/YihY/BrkB family envelope integrity protein, whose translation MKEETNTKQQSSLQSALNKPLEAYGKQRYSTPLFVLHEMFGAFRRHNVLGLSASLSFYAMFALIPLVLLLFFLLSHLVFTSDYAVVKLAIITGNLAPKFSSAIMVEVYNTAQQKAAWGAAGLFVLLWTVTPLASAMRTSFYTIATLVEAPSYIHRKLKDIIAVIGMLVLFFLFTFAGLMLEKVITFLGANHQFFQYDMIAALTSLVLTTLLIAAFYFVFFPVRLNLKHILIGALFTAVLWLLMRPAFTLFLSLNESYGSVFGSMKNLFISITWLYFNFSVFLLGTELIATLRKKDVLILKGLFADNQQAPQSKSQTNYLEKLMQRYGRSFQQGEFIFKQGDLTRNLHYLVSGQVQLMKNDNLLRTIEAGEYFGEMAMLTNTPAIADAVVSSKQADVILIYPDNIETLLLDEPKVAMKFLRQMASRLQAQSNTDVS comes from the coding sequence ATGAAAGAAGAAACCAACACCAAACAACAATCAAGCCTACAAAGCGCTCTTAATAAGCCTCTTGAGGCTTATGGCAAGCAGCGTTACAGCACGCCGCTGTTTGTCTTACATGAAATGTTTGGTGCTTTTCGTCGGCATAACGTACTAGGTTTATCGGCCTCGCTATCATTTTATGCGATGTTTGCATTGATTCCACTGGTATTACTTTTATTCTTTTTGCTCAGCCACTTAGTATTCACTTCAGATTATGCGGTGGTCAAGCTAGCGATTATCACAGGAAATTTAGCGCCAAAGTTCAGCAGCGCCATTATGGTAGAAGTCTACAATACGGCTCAGCAAAAGGCCGCTTGGGGCGCTGCAGGGCTATTTGTACTGCTTTGGACAGTGACGCCGTTAGCAAGCGCCATGCGTACCAGCTTTTACACCATTGCCACATTAGTTGAAGCGCCGTCGTATATTCATCGCAAGCTAAAAGACATCATCGCCGTTATCGGCATGTTGGTACTGTTCTTTCTGTTTACCTTTGCCGGCCTCATGTTAGAAAAGGTGATTACCTTTTTGGGCGCAAATCACCAGTTCTTTCAATACGATATGATTGCTGCACTGACTTCACTGGTATTAACCACACTGCTGATTGCCGCTTTTTACTTTGTGTTTTTTCCCGTTCGATTAAACCTGAAGCATATTTTGATTGGCGCACTCTTCACAGCAGTGCTTTGGTTGCTGATGCGACCAGCTTTTACACTATTCTTATCCCTTAATGAATCTTATGGCTCTGTATTTGGCAGCATGAAAAATCTATTCATCTCGATTACTTGGCTGTATTTTAATTTTTCAGTATTTTTACTTGGCACAGAGCTTATTGCTACTTTGCGTAAAAAAGACGTGCTGATATTAAAGGGTTTGTTCGCAGACAACCAACAAGCACCGCAATCCAAGTCTCAAACAAATTACTTAGAAAAGTTAATGCAGCGTTATGGTAGAAGCTTTCAGCAAGGTGAGTTCATCTTTAAGCAAGGCGATTTAACTCGCAATCTGCATTATTTGGTGAGTGGTCAAGTGCAACTAATGAAAAATGACAACCTCCTTCGCACAATAGAGGCTGGTGAATACTTTGGTGAAATGGCAATGCTCACCAATACGCCAGCCATTGCAGATGCAGTAGTCAGCTCAAAACAAGCCGACGTCATTCTCATTTATCCAGACAATATTGAAACGCTACTTTTAGACGAACCTAAAGTCGCCATGAAATTCTTGCGTCAAATGGCTAGCAGATTACAAGCGCAAAGCAACACAGATGTAAGTTAA
- a CDS encoding tetratricopeptide repeat protein, whose amino-acid sequence MAKPASSFAPQPSQLEMQPVLSLFNAGKLAEAETAAKKLVARYPNTFILYQILGISQDGLSKFNEAAENYSKALTIQPNTPDLHFNLGITLTNLNRYEEAEASYRKAIALQAGFFEAHGNLGTVLQKQGRLEEAVTSYRKALSIHEDPRGHFNLGTALRDKGKLDEAITHFKQAIKMFPNYADAHNYLGECYRDQGNMEDAIKCYFDTLALNQNHAGANYNMGEFLYLAGRYDEAVDYLERSKLDDWQERALYCTYKAEHFDSFKIKLDHIVNGNEKHTAPFLQTLSTHHAVNFGTEDQYNFCKNGFDFVYQKSIAELAEPDSQLLKDLLNDINNTAIEVRAQGMIINGKQSAGNLFKRPEASFRKLGEIVKQEFLNYKNQFAGADCELIKSFPKELEFTSSWYVRLRSGGYLERHIHEVGWISGAVYLVLPKDKKDLTEGCFEYGLHGDNYPQKHNNFPVGIASPSVGDIVLFPSSLFHRTIPFTSNEERICIAFDLKPEGHIFIKSSY is encoded by the coding sequence ATGGCAAAACCAGCCTCATCATTCGCCCCGCAGCCCAGCCAACTTGAAATGCAACCGGTATTGAGCTTATTCAATGCTGGCAAGCTTGCAGAAGCAGAAACGGCCGCTAAGAAATTGGTCGCTCGCTACCCCAATACTTTTATTCTCTATCAAATATTAGGGATTTCCCAAGATGGTTTATCAAAGTTTAATGAAGCCGCTGAGAACTACTCAAAGGCACTGACCATACAACCCAATACGCCAGATTTACATTTCAACTTAGGCATTACCTTAACCAACCTCAATCGATATGAAGAGGCTGAAGCAAGCTATCGCAAAGCAATTGCATTACAAGCTGGCTTTTTTGAGGCGCATGGCAACCTAGGTACTGTGCTGCAAAAACAAGGGCGGCTTGAAGAAGCCGTAACAAGCTACCGTAAAGCGCTGAGCATTCACGAAGACCCAAGAGGTCACTTCAACCTGGGCACCGCACTTAGAGATAAAGGCAAGCTAGACGAAGCAATCACTCATTTTAAACAAGCCATTAAAATGTTTCCTAACTACGCTGATGCCCACAATTACCTAGGCGAATGCTATCGAGACCAAGGCAATATGGAAGATGCGATTAAGTGTTACTTTGACACCCTAGCGCTCAACCAAAACCATGCTGGCGCAAACTACAATATGGGCGAATTTTTATATCTTGCAGGTCGGTACGACGAAGCCGTTGATTATTTAGAACGCTCAAAACTTGATGACTGGCAAGAGCGTGCTCTTTATTGCACTTACAAAGCAGAACATTTTGACTCATTTAAAATCAAGCTAGATCACATTGTTAATGGCAATGAAAAGCACACGGCGCCTTTTCTACAAACCTTATCTACCCATCATGCGGTAAATTTTGGCACAGAAGATCAATATAATTTCTGCAAAAACGGTTTTGATTTTGTTTACCAAAAAAGCATTGCAGAATTGGCCGAGCCTGATAGCCAGCTTCTAAAAGATTTGCTCAACGACATTAACAACACAGCCATAGAAGTGCGAGCGCAAGGCATGATTATCAATGGCAAACAATCTGCAGGTAATCTATTCAAGCGACCTGAAGCCTCATTTAGAAAATTAGGCGAAATAGTTAAGCAAGAGTTTCTCAATTATAAGAATCAATTTGCCGGCGCAGATTGTGAGCTGATTAAATCTTTCCCAAAAGAATTGGAATTTACCAGCTCCTGGTATGTGAGGCTTAGAAGTGGTGGCTATTTAGAAAGACACATTCATGAAGTTGGCTGGATTAGTGGTGCGGTATACCTTGTGTTACCAAAAGATAAAAAAGACCTTACAGAAGGCTGCTTTGAATATGGCTTACACGGTGACAATTACCCACAAAAGCACAATAATTTCCCAGTAGGCATTGCTAGCCCTAGCGTGGGCGATATCGTATTATTTCCATCATCATTATTTCATCGTACGATTCCGTTCACCTCTAATGAAGAACGCATCTGCATTGCTTTTGATTTAAAACCCGAAGGTCATATTTTTATTAAATCTAGTTATTAA
- a CDS encoding PQQ-dependent dehydrogenase, methanol/ethanol family, translating to MQINKIKLALGLVAGLSAAMPMIASAAADQEAAIANANNWADPRGGYMNQAHSALAQVNKGNVKNLKAAWTFATGVNRGHEGSPVVVGNMMYVHTAFPNNVYALDLNDNQKIVWSYFPKQDPSVQAVLCCDNVSRGLGYGDGKIYLQQNDGNLVALDAKTGAKVWSVLVNDPKVGATNTNAPQVRKDKVLTGCSGAEFGVRCFLAAYNIKDGSLAWKAYSTGPDAEVLIGADFNKENPQYNALSVYQDVNGGNKQGGSFTALPNDQIKIGEKELGTRTWLKPQAVKDGWQHGGGSVWGWWPYDARTNLVYYGTGNPSVWNPDVRPGDNKWSMTVFARDLDTGVAKWGMQMTPHDEWDYDGINEVILFDKGGKTYAWHHDRNGFAYTWNAANGTLIAAEKVHPFVNWATGVDLKTGVPKKLASASTHQDYNAKGVCPAALGTKDQQPAAYSPKTGLIYTPLNHVCMTYEPVESKYVAGQPWVGATLTMFAGPDGVMGGFGAYDPMTNKKVWYNKEKFSAWGGALTTASNLVFYGTLDRWFKAVDAQSGKELWKFQVGSGVIGNAFTYGLKGKQYVGTLSGIGGWAGVAMNLGMTNPTDALGAAGGYAELTKYNAAPGGGALTVFSL from the coding sequence ATGCAAATCAACAAGATCAAATTAGCATTAGGTTTGGTTGCAGGTCTTTCAGCGGCAATGCCGATGATCGCATCAGCAGCAGCAGACCAAGAAGCAGCAATTGCAAACGCAAACAACTGGGCTGACCCACGCGGTGGCTACATGAACCAAGCGCACAGTGCTTTGGCTCAAGTTAACAAAGGTAACGTAAAAAACCTTAAAGCAGCATGGACATTCGCTACTGGTGTAAACCGTGGTCACGAAGGTTCACCAGTTGTTGTTGGTAACATGATGTATGTACATACAGCATTCCCAAACAACGTATACGCTCTTGACTTAAACGACAATCAAAAAATCGTATGGTCATATTTCCCAAAACAAGATCCATCAGTACAAGCTGTACTATGTTGCGATAACGTTTCACGTGGTTTAGGCTACGGCGACGGTAAAATCTATCTACAACAAAACGATGGTAACTTGGTTGCTTTAGACGCTAAAACTGGTGCTAAAGTATGGTCAGTATTAGTAAACGATCCAAAAGTCGGTGCTACTAACACTAACGCTCCACAAGTTCGTAAAGATAAAGTGCTTACAGGTTGTTCAGGTGCTGAATTCGGTGTACGTTGCTTCTTAGCTGCTTACAACATCAAAGACGGTTCATTAGCATGGAAAGCTTACTCAACAGGCCCAGATGCTGAAGTATTGATCGGTGCAGATTTCAACAAAGAAAACCCACAATACAATGCACTATCAGTTTACCAAGACGTAAACGGTGGTAACAAACAAGGCGGTTCTTTCACAGCATTGCCAAATGACCAAATCAAAATTGGTGAAAAAGAACTTGGTACACGTACATGGTTGAAACCACAAGCAGTTAAAGATGGTTGGCAACATGGTGGTGGCTCTGTATGGGGCTGGTGGCCGTATGATGCACGTACAAACTTGGTTTACTACGGAACAGGTAACCCATCAGTTTGGAATCCAGATGTACGTCCAGGCGATAACAAATGGTCTATGACTGTATTCGCACGTGACTTAGACACTGGCGTTGCAAAATGGGGCATGCAAATGACTCCACACGATGAGTGGGATTATGATGGTATTAACGAAGTAATCTTGTTCGACAAAGGTGGCAAAACATATGCATGGCACCATGACCGTAACGGTTTTGCGTACACATGGAATGCTGCAAACGGTACATTGATTGCTGCTGAAAAAGTACACCCATTCGTTAACTGGGCAACTGGTGTTGATTTGAAAACTGGCGTGCCTAAAAAACTAGCTTCAGCTTCAACTCACCAAGATTACAATGCTAAAGGCGTTTGCCCAGCTGCATTGGGTACTAAAGATCAACAACCAGCTGCGTACTCACCAAAAACTGGTTTGATTTACACTCCATTGAACCACGTATGTATGACATACGAGCCAGTTGAGTCTAAATATGTTGCTGGTCAACCATGGGTTGGTGCTACATTGACTATGTTTGCTGGTCCAGACGGTGTTATGGGTGGCTTCGGCGCTTATGATCCAATGACCAACAAAAAAGTTTGGTACAACAAAGAGAAATTCTCTGCTTGGGGTGGTGCTTTAACTACTGCTTCAAACTTGGTATTCTACGGAACTCTTGATCGTTGGTTCAAGGCTGTTGATGCTCAATCAGGTAAAGAACTTTGGAAATTCCAAGTTGGTTCTGGCGTGATTGGTAATGCATTCACATACGGCTTAAAAGGTAAACAATACGTTGGTACACTATCAGGTATCGGTGGCTGGGCTGGCGTTGCGATGAACCTTGGTATGACTAACCCAACAGACGCTTTAGGCGCTGCAGGTGGTTATGCTGAATTAACAAAATACAACGCGGCTCCTGGCGGCGGTGCATTAACAGTATTCAGCCTATAA
- a CDS encoding NAD(P)/FAD-dependent oxidoreductase, which produces MDNKNQNSLHHVVIVGGGAGGLELATKLGDSLGRKGKAMITLIDKTKTHVWKPLLHEIAAGSMDPDKHELNYLAQAHWHHFKFRLGSMDNLDRAKREISISPYFDEDGEEVIPRRTVQYDTLIIAIGSTTNDFGVKGASEYSIALDTQDQAEKFHRRLHNALVRAQTQQAPVHAGQLEVVIVGAGATGVELSAELHNTTRELAAYGLDKIDPDRDIQISLIEANSRVLPALPPKLSNSVELELSKLRVHLYKGERVTEVTDKGVHTHSGRFIPSVLVVWAAGIKAPDFLHEIDGLETNRINQLVVNRTLQTTLDENIFAFGDCAACPWVGQAGESVPPRAQAAHQQASMLIKSVKCRVAGKAELPEFTYRDYGSLVNLGSYTTVGNLMGSLSGSSLFIEGLFARLMYQSLYKMHLMALHGFWSMALQTLARTITRRSESQVKLH; this is translated from the coding sequence ATGGATAATAAAAATCAAAATAGTTTGCATCATGTTGTCATTGTTGGCGGTGGTGCGGGTGGTCTAGAATTAGCAACTAAACTTGGCGATTCTCTTGGCCGTAAAGGTAAGGCCATGATTACGCTGATCGATAAGACAAAAACCCATGTTTGGAAGCCGTTACTGCATGAAATTGCAGCTGGCAGTATGGATCCTGATAAGCATGAGTTAAATTATCTTGCCCAAGCGCATTGGCATCATTTCAAGTTCCGCTTAGGTAGCATGGATAATCTCGATAGAGCTAAGCGTGAAATATCAATTTCACCTTATTTTGATGAAGATGGTGAAGAGGTTATCCCACGTCGTACCGTGCAGTATGATACTTTGATTATTGCAATTGGCAGCACGACAAATGATTTCGGCGTTAAAGGTGCTAGTGAATATTCAATAGCCTTGGATACTCAAGACCAAGCGGAGAAGTTTCATAGACGCTTACACAACGCCCTTGTACGCGCGCAAACACAGCAAGCGCCAGTACATGCAGGTCAGTTAGAAGTCGTGATAGTTGGGGCGGGTGCTACAGGTGTAGAGTTGTCAGCTGAGTTGCATAATACGACGCGTGAACTAGCAGCCTATGGACTAGACAAGATTGATCCAGATCGCGATATTCAAATTTCATTGATTGAGGCTAATTCGCGTGTATTGCCTGCGCTTCCACCTAAGCTATCTAACTCTGTGGAGCTGGAGCTTAGCAAGCTGCGTGTTCATCTTTACAAAGGGGAGCGCGTTACTGAAGTGACAGATAAAGGCGTTCACACCCATAGCGGGCGCTTTATCCCGTCTGTGTTAGTTGTCTGGGCAGCGGGTATTAAAGCGCCAGACTTTTTACATGAAATAGATGGATTAGAAACTAATCGTATCAACCAACTTGTAGTGAATCGGACATTGCAAACGACTTTAGATGAGAATATTTTTGCATTTGGTGATTGCGCTGCCTGCCCTTGGGTTGGTCAAGCAGGTGAGAGCGTGCCTCCACGCGCACAAGCGGCTCACCAGCAAGCATCAATGTTGATTAAATCAGTGAAGTGTCGTGTGGCAGGTAAAGCTGAGCTACCGGAATTTACCTATCGAGATTACGGTTCTTTAGTCAATCTAGGCAGCTATACTACAGTTGGCAATTTGATGGGTTCACTCTCAGGCAGCAGTTTATTTATTGAAGGCTTATTCGCTAGATTGATGTATCAGTCACTCTATAAAATGCATTTGATGGCTTTGCATGGCTTTTGGAGCATGGCGTTGCAAACGCTTGCCCGTACTATAACTAGACGATCTGAATCGCAAGTGAAGCTTCACTAA
- a CDS encoding quinoprotein dehydrogenase-associated putative ABC transporter substrate-binding protein — protein MLKHVKKQLGLTLLLAITANISYAADPDIPTLSPDEGRIGEVRRVVDESEFKVCADPENMPYSDVKKQGFEDKIAELLANDLGKKLTYTYAYSRQGFFRNTLGANRCDVVIGTISDDGMMRTSKPYYRTGHVFVWRKDSNYNITDWTSPDLHKGFIGVIDHSPATIPMDANGLIGNARPYRMQRDLNLPASFMIDDLAKGDIDIAIAWGPIGGYYAKQSKVPMMVAPIPEYETQNAKGKEYWNISVGVRKKDKDRMEMIQGALDRNQDKIIKILDEYGIPHVPVVEGDSLMNSYKKYGANSKKVEGN, from the coding sequence ATGTTGAAGCATGTTAAGAAGCAATTGGGCTTGACGTTACTGTTAGCCATTACAGCAAACATCAGTTATGCAGCAGATCCTGATATCCCTACACTTAGTCCTGATGAAGGACGTATCGGCGAAGTTAGACGTGTTGTAGATGAGTCCGAATTTAAAGTATGCGCGGATCCAGAAAATATGCCATATTCTGATGTCAAAAAACAAGGATTTGAAGACAAAATCGCTGAATTGTTAGCTAATGATCTAGGTAAAAAACTAACTTACACATATGCATATAGTCGCCAAGGCTTCTTCAGAAATACCTTAGGTGCTAACCGTTGCGATGTAGTGATTGGGACAATTTCAGATGATGGCATGATGAGAACATCGAAGCCATACTATCGCACAGGTCACGTATTTGTTTGGCGTAAGGATAGTAACTACAACATTACTGATTGGACATCACCAGATCTACATAAAGGCTTTATTGGTGTGATCGATCACAGCCCTGCAACTATTCCAATGGATGCAAATGGTTTGATAGGCAATGCTCGTCCATATCGTATGCAACGTGATTTAAATTTACCTGCAAGTTTTATGATTGATGATTTGGCTAAAGGCGATATTGATATTGCGATTGCTTGGGGTCCTATTGGTGGCTATTATGCTAAACAATCAAAAGTGCCTATGATGGTTGCGCCGATTCCTGAATATGAAACACAAAATGCTAAAGGTAAAGAGTACTGGAATATTTCAGTTGGGGTTCGTAAAAAAGATAAAGATCGCATGGAGATGATTCAAGGTGCCTTAGATAGAAACCAAGATAAAATCATAAAGATTTTAGATGAATATGGCATTCCACATGTGCCAGTAGTTGAAGGCGATAGCTTGATGAATTCGTATAAAAAGTATGGAGCCAACTCTAAAAAAGTAGAAGGCAATTAA
- a CDS encoding cytochrome c gives MLGFKSVKAALLISMLGFVGLTATTQASAACNLVSTKDSSPLTVKAIDTDTPEAKEFLATCKNPYTAKYAADPAAALAKDGGRHVMTYNGCTGCHGGNLGGLMAPSLVKNGGTGAFDTKWVYAKDSTDKGMFETISAGTPGVSGGLMPIWHAQQAEHVGDGLSTDDILKAIGYIRTVYKGDGEKDWMK, from the coding sequence ATGTTAGGTTTTAAATCAGTTAAAGCTGCGTTATTAATTTCAATGCTTGGTTTTGTAGGTTTAACTGCAACAACACAGGCAAGCGCTGCTTGTAATTTAGTTTCAACAAAAGACAGTAGCCCATTAACAGTTAAAGCAATAGATACAGATACACCAGAAGCTAAAGAATTTTTGGCAACTTGTAAAAACCCATACACAGCAAAATATGCTGCTGATCCTGCCGCTGCACTTGCTAAAGATGGTGGTAGGCATGTGATGACATACAACGGTTGTACTGGCTGTCATGGTGGTAATTTAGGTGGTTTGATGGCGCCTTCATTAGTTAAAAATGGTGGTACTGGTGCATTTGACACTAAATGGGTTTATGCTAAAGACTCAACTGACAAAGGTATGTTTGAAACTATATCTGCAGGTACGCCAGGTGTTTCAGGTGGTTTGATGCCTATTTGGCATGCTCAACAAGCAGAGCATGTTGGTGACGGTCTTAGTACAGATGACATATTAAAAGCAATTGGTTATATTCGTACTGTCTACAAAGGCGATGGCGAAAAAGATTGGATGAAATAA